The following coding sequences are from one Treponema bryantii window:
- a CDS encoding energy-coupling factor transporter transmembrane component T family protein, producing the protein MKGFLDYLPGSSVLHKMHPLVKIFVSILICAASFCSANPFFLIGVIVFNVLMAAAGNAGIVHGNGLLKRTLGILKGLIKMSIFLFVLQVLVIRQGDPILTIGSFYITGVAIQKALLLVLRLMGAALPLSILISVTNLNDLSNTMVKYLHIPYKYAFTFTSAIRFIPIFSIEMSGIIESQQARGVDFEVKNPFKKIGMILPLCFPLLISSVRKIESTATAAELRGFYLRTRACCTKSYKVHFRDIVFLLLGAAVLAGGIIL; encoded by the coding sequence ATGAAAGGATTTCTCGATTATCTTCCAGGAAGCTCAGTGCTTCATAAAATGCATCCCCTCGTAAAAATATTTGTTTCAATTTTGATTTGTGCAGCTTCGTTCTGTTCTGCAAATCCATTCTTTTTGATTGGTGTAATTGTTTTCAACGTTCTGATGGCTGCAGCTGGTAACGCAGGGATTGTCCATGGCAACGGCCTTTTAAAAAGAACACTGGGTATCCTCAAAGGACTCATCAAAATGTCAATCTTCCTGTTTGTCCTTCAGGTGCTGGTAATCCGTCAGGGAGATCCAATCCTAACAATCGGTAGTTTTTATATTACAGGTGTTGCAATTCAGAAGGCGCTTCTTCTTGTGCTTCGCCTTATGGGAGCTGCTCTTCCGCTTTCAATTTTGATTTCGGTAACAAACCTCAACGATCTTTCAAATACAATGGTAAAGTATCTGCACATTCCGTACAAATACGCTTTTACCTTTACAAGTGCAATCCGCTTTATTCCTATTTTCTCAATTGAGATGAGCGGAATCATCGAGTCGCAGCAGGCACGTGGTGTAGACTTTGAAGTAAAAAATCCTTTCAAAAAGATTGGAATGATTCTGCCACTCTGCTTCCCGCTGCTTATTTCTTCAGTCCGCAAGATTGAGTCAACAGCAACTGCAGCAGAGCTCCGCGGCTTTTATCTCCGTACAAGAGCCTGCTGTACAAAATCATACAAGGTACATTTTCGTGACATCGTGTTCCTTTTGCTTGGAGCAGCTGTTCTCGCAGGCGGAATTATTTTGTAA